A single window of Narcine bancroftii isolate sNarBan1 chromosome 13, sNarBan1.hap1, whole genome shotgun sequence DNA harbors:
- the LOC138748414 gene encoding uncharacterized protein isoform X6 translates to MLGPNVYFRDLWNQCINSKAHMTGTISKLSTSEVGARCARFVLKKCGGHPGSAELWSLLRENSEAKLAVMETQMSNAYKTVFSIYTRDLRIKQDPHLHPHCLSDNREQDVQKLHRAQFQKCPGLARRSLGLMDRASTINKDRASVIIANNPLPDLNDLDGKDSPMRFLTKNPSKVVNTPQDIMSKILPGIENICRDRCRQRAAAIIKDPHRPEHTLF, encoded by the exons ATGTTGGGACCGAATGTGTACTTCAGGGACCTCTGGAACCAATGTATTAACTCCAA AGCTCACATGACTGGAACAATCTCCAAGCTGAGCACAAGTGAGGTAGGGGCCAGATGTGCCAGGTTTGTCCTGAAGAAGTGTGGAG GACACCCTGGGTCAGCCGAGTTGTGGAGCCTTCTCAGGGAAAATTCTGAAGCCAAACTTGCAGTCATGGAGACACAGATGTCCAATGCATACAAG ACTGTTTTCAGCATTTACACAAGAGACCTTCGTATAAAGCAAGACCCACATCTTCATCCCCATTGCCTAAGCGATAATCGG GAGCAAGATGTTCAGAAACTCCATCGAGCCCAGTTTCAGAAATGTCCTGGTCTTGCACGAAGAAGTTTGGGCCTAATGGACAGGGCTTCCACAATCAACAAAGACAGGGCCTCTGTTATTATTGCCAACAATCCTCTGCCTGACCTCAATGACCTAGATGGCAAGGACAGCCCGATGCGCTTCCTAACCAAGAACCCATCAAAG gtagtgaacacaccccaggacatcatGAGTAAAATCCTCCCTggtattgagaacatctgcagggatcGCTGccgccagagagcagcagcaatcatcaaggatccacaccgcccagaGCACACTCTGTTCTAG